One genomic segment of Hymenobacter psoromatis includes these proteins:
- a CDS encoding cytochrome b N-terminal domain-containing protein has product MSFLQKAGAWLDDRLGISDTLMPLAKHLVPPGAKWSYVFGSATLFCLILQVVTGVALTLLYQPTSAAAYKSLEFITHQAVFGRLLRGVHYFGASGMIVLVGIHMLRVYITASYKFPREMSWISGVFLLFLTLAMGFTGQLLRWDSNGVWSAVVAAEQAGRVPIIGTYVARLLLGGDTIGGQSLSRFYSYHTLLFPALLFGLVGFHLYLVFRNGVSEPAKAGQLVDPKTYRKWYQDMLNKVGVPFWPYAAWRDVAFSVAVIMGIFTLALVFGPPELTQPPSPATIYTNPAPDWYMLPIFALYALMPPAIESYLIIIAPLLTVLALLALPFISNAGERSPLRRPWAVFGAGTVVTLVFALLVLGEQAPWSPKFDAKPLTTKLINSHNPQIVAGAGLFYNKGCIYCHLVDGHGGHRGPELTEVGRRLKTDELRIRIVNGGGNMPAYGGVISEKELADVIAFLETRK; this is encoded by the coding sequence ATGAGTTTTTTACAAAAAGCCGGGGCCTGGCTCGACGACCGGCTGGGCATCTCCGATACGCTGATGCCGCTGGCCAAGCACCTGGTGCCGCCGGGGGCCAAGTGGAGCTACGTGTTTGGCAGCGCCACGCTGTTTTGCCTCATCTTGCAGGTGGTGACGGGGGTAGCCCTCACGCTGCTGTACCAGCCAACGTCGGCGGCGGCCTATAAGTCGCTGGAATTCATTACCCACCAGGCAGTTTTTGGGCGCTTGCTGCGGGGCGTTCACTACTTCGGGGCGTCGGGCATGATAGTGCTGGTGGGCATCCACATGCTGCGGGTTTACATCACGGCCTCGTATAAGTTTCCGCGCGAAATGAGCTGGATAAGTGGGGTTTTCCTGCTCTTCCTGACTTTGGCAATGGGCTTTACTGGGCAGCTGCTGCGCTGGGATTCCAACGGCGTGTGGTCGGCGGTAGTAGCGGCCGAACAGGCAGGTAGGGTGCCAATTATCGGCACCTACGTGGCCCGGCTGCTGCTGGGCGGCGACACTATCGGCGGGCAGTCGCTGAGCCGGTTTTACTCCTATCACACGCTGCTGTTTCCGGCCCTGTTGTTCGGGCTGGTGGGCTTCCACCTGTACCTGGTGTTTCGCAACGGCGTGTCGGAGCCCGCTAAAGCGGGCCAGCTCGTGGACCCCAAAACCTACCGCAAGTGGTATCAGGACATGCTCAACAAGGTGGGCGTACCGTTCTGGCCCTACGCCGCCTGGCGCGACGTGGCCTTCAGCGTGGCCGTTATCATGGGCATTTTCACGCTGGCCCTCGTGTTTGGCCCGCCCGAGTTAACGCAGCCGCCCTCCCCGGCCACCATCTATACCAACCCGGCCCCCGACTGGTACATGCTGCCCATCTTCGCACTCTACGCTCTGATGCCGCCGGCCATCGAGTCCTACCTCATCATTATCGCGCCGCTGCTCACGGTGCTGGCGCTACTGGCCCTACCCTTTATTTCCAATGCTGGCGAGCGCAGCCCCCTGCGGCGGCCCTGGGCGGTGTTCGGCGCGGGCACGGTGGTGACGCTGGTGTTTGCCCTACTCGTGCTGGGCGAGCAAGCGCCCTGGTCACCTAAGTTTGATGCCAAGCCCTTGACCACCAAGCTCATCAACTCGCATAATCCGCAAATAGTGGCGGGCGCGGGCCTGTTTTACAACAAAGGCTGCATCTACTGTCACCTCGTGGACGGCCACGGCGGCCACCGCGGCCCCGAGCTAACGGAAGTGGGCCGCCGCCTCAAAACCGATGAACTGCGCATCCGCATCGTAAACGGCGGCGGCAACATGCCCGCCTACGGCGGCGTAATTTCGGAGAAGGAACTGGCGGACGTTATCGCGTTTCTGGAAACGCGGAAGTAG
- a CDS encoding DUF5694 domain-containing protein encodes MKMKLLLTILFALSYTITVLAQSSRTDMMIVGSDHFSQTYKKGNPNTDVLTPTGQQGMARFTASLARYKPDMLVVESLPEKQAEIDSLYLLYVQDKLNLMTLPDSRSEIYQLAFRLGKQLQLPRIYCVNAPGGTSQSILKKGDNIELYQNATTELRKVVAEISTALQNGTLSLYDYLVTINQPKIYNIVYQLRYITPARVINGKFVNPDNMVDTVFVNPKYIGAELISVFKNRDYKIYSNIVVRAMQVKPKRIMALFGAAHIGSLNNIFTDDPDYQVVQASKYLKK; translated from the coding sequence ATGAAAATGAAATTACTGTTGACCATCTTATTTGCTCTTAGCTACACTATTACTGTCCTTGCTCAATCATCTCGAACTGATATGATGATTGTTGGGTCTGACCATTTTAGTCAGACTTACAAAAAGGGCAACCCAAATACGGACGTGCTAACACCCACAGGGCAACAAGGAATGGCCCGCTTTACGGCATCATTGGCCCGATACAAGCCGGATATGTTGGTAGTAGAAAGCTTACCTGAAAAGCAAGCCGAGATAGATAGTCTCTACCTGCTGTACGTGCAAGACAAGCTAAATCTGATGACGTTGCCCGACAGCCGGAGCGAAATATACCAACTCGCTTTCCGGTTGGGTAAACAGCTACAGCTGCCCAGGATATACTGTGTTAATGCTCCCGGAGGCACCTCGCAAAGTATTCTGAAGAAGGGTGATAATATTGAACTGTACCAGAATGCCACTACCGAACTGCGCAAAGTAGTAGCCGAAATATCAACTGCGCTACAAAATGGCACCCTGTCACTATATGATTATCTGGTAACCATTAATCAGCCAAAGATATACAATATTGTCTACCAGTTGCGATATATAACTCCTGCTCGTGTTATCAACGGGAAGTTCGTAAATCCTGATAACATGGTGGATACCGTTTTTGTGAATCCAAAATACATTGGCGCAGAATTAATATCCGTTTTTAAAAATCGAGATTATAAAATTTATTCCAATATCGTAGTTCGAGCTATGCAAGTAAAGCCCAAGCGTATTATGGCATTATTTGGGGCCGCCCACATTGGTTCTCTGAACAATATTTTCACTGACGACCCAGATTATCAAGTAGTACAGGCTAGCAAGTATTTGAAAAAATGA
- a CDS encoding N-acetylmuramoyl-L-alanine amidase family protein: MRRGLLAGELQTVEDSVKDDEKVDSQLLTANSPSKGYRLRTVVLDAGHGGKDIGCNGLNTHEADVALAIIKDLGRRIEAGSPGVRVIYTRKTNVFIPLDERAAIANRHHADLFISVHCNAGPQGSHGTEVWTMGLHKTTANLGVAQRENSVILQEKDYKSRYNGFDPHSPQSHILFSLFQSAYITNSLRLAQRIDQQFRGSVGRSSRGVKQAGFIVLWKSTMPSVLVEAGFLTDHSEEKYLRDQAGQQAIAGGIYRAFRAYKRDLEGGPAE; this comes from the coding sequence ATGCGCAGAGGGCTATTGGCCGGAGAATTACAAACCGTGGAAGACAGCGTTAAGGACGACGAAAAAGTTGATAGCCAGCTGCTAACAGCTAACAGCCCTAGCAAAGGCTACCGCCTGCGCACGGTGGTGCTCGATGCCGGCCACGGCGGCAAAGACATTGGCTGCAACGGCCTTAATACCCACGAGGCCGATGTGGCGCTGGCCATCATCAAAGACCTGGGCCGGCGGATTGAGGCCGGCTCGCCGGGCGTAAGGGTGATTTACACCCGCAAAACCAACGTGTTTATCCCGCTGGATGAGCGCGCTGCCATCGCCAACCGCCACCACGCCGACCTCTTCATCTCGGTGCATTGCAACGCCGGCCCCCAGGGCTCGCACGGCACCGAGGTCTGGACGATGGGCCTGCACAAAACCACCGCCAACCTGGGCGTAGCCCAGCGCGAAAATTCGGTTATTCTGCAAGAAAAAGACTATAAAAGCCGCTACAACGGTTTTGACCCGCACTCACCGCAGTCGCATATCCTGTTCTCGCTTTTTCAGAGTGCCTACATCACCAACTCGCTGCGCCTGGCCCAGCGTATCGACCAGCAATTTCGCGGTAGCGTGGGGCGCAGCTCACGCGGGGTGAAGCAGGCCGGTTTCATTGTGCTCTGGAAATCTACCATGCCCTCGGTGCTGGTGGAGGCGGGCTTTTTGACCGACCACAGCGAGGAAAAGTACCTGCGCGACCAGGCCGGACAACAAGCCATCGCCGGCGGCATCTACCGGGCCTTTCGGGCGTATAAGCGCGACCTGGAGGGCGGGCCGGCCGAGTAG
- a CDS encoding MlaD family protein: protein MSKEIKVGLLAVVALVALAVGFSFLRGSNLLSSDRTYYAIYPNVDGLNVGAPVILNGIKVGQVKNLELQPTHDNTVRAALELEKGLQLGDSTVASLGGSLLGSKTINLTLGRDSKKFSGGEDLQTTSSAGIAGIAAALQARALPLISSLDSTLQHVNGIINKDAETNIRGTLVGARASTVALQQLIVANQANINEITRNFAQMSKALNKTTGKLDRIVSNFGQLSDSLRSAPVGPALRNLNSTLVEAQTSLKGVSAALTDKKGSLGKLINDSTLYRNLNATAASSNELIQDLQANPKRYVHFSVFGGGGKDKVKKETTKSPDGTVKTETKQVTTPPAVTN from the coding sequence GTGTCTAAAGAAATAAAAGTGGGCCTGTTGGCCGTAGTGGCGTTGGTAGCCCTGGCCGTCGGGTTCAGCTTTCTGCGGGGTAGCAACCTATTATCCAGCGACCGCACCTACTACGCCATTTATCCCAACGTGGACGGCCTCAACGTGGGAGCCCCGGTTATTCTCAACGGCATCAAGGTAGGGCAGGTGAAGAACCTGGAGCTGCAACCCACCCACGACAATACCGTGCGCGCCGCGCTGGAGCTGGAAAAGGGCCTGCAACTCGGCGACTCGACCGTGGCCTCGCTGGGCGGTTCGCTGCTGGGCTCTAAAACCATTAACCTGACGTTGGGCCGCGACAGCAAGAAGTTCAGTGGCGGCGAAGATTTGCAAACGACTTCTTCGGCGGGTATCGCCGGCATCGCGGCGGCTTTGCAGGCCCGCGCCCTACCCCTGATTTCCAGCCTGGACTCTACGTTGCAACACGTGAACGGTATTATTAATAAGGATGCCGAAACCAACATTCGGGGAACGCTGGTCGGCGCGCGCGCGAGCACGGTAGCCTTGCAGCAGCTCATTGTGGCCAACCAGGCTAATATCAACGAGATAACCCGCAATTTTGCCCAGATGAGCAAGGCGCTGAATAAGACCACTGGTAAGCTCGACCGCATCGTTAGCAATTTTGGACAGCTTTCCGACTCGCTCAGGAGCGCGCCCGTAGGCCCGGCCCTGCGTAACCTGAACTCGACGCTGGTAGAAGCCCAAACCTCGCTGAAGGGCGTGAGCGCGGCGCTGACCGATAAAAAGGGGTCGCTAGGCAAGCTTATTAACGATTCGACGCTCTATCGCAATCTGAACGCCACGGCCGCCAGCTCCAATGAGCTGATTCAGGACCTGCAAGCCAACCCTAAGCGCTACGTGCATTTCTCGGTGTTCGGGGGCGGCGGTAAGGACAAAGTCAAGAAGGAAACCACCAAGAGTCCCGATGGCACGGTGAAGACCGAAACTAAGCAGGTGACGACTCCCCCGGCCGTTACCAACTAG
- a CDS encoding acyl-CoA carboxylase subunit beta, with protein MNIEFNRNEDHLKQLTFQLRKKLEKVALGGGEKRLAAHRAKGKLTARERIAYLLDKGAAQVEIGALAGEGMYEEEGGCPGGGVVVVMGYVQGRQCVVVANDATVKAGAWFPITAKKNLRAQEISMENRLPIIYLVDSAGVYLPMQDEIFPDKEHFGRIFRNNAVMSSMGIVQISAIMGPCVAGGAYLPIMSDEAMIVSGTGSVFLAGSYLVKSAIGETIDNEALGGAAMHSEVSGVTDYKFDTDEEALDHIRNIFDKLGATPTAGFNRAAPTPPALPEAALYGQLPSDRAKPYDMMEIINRLVDNSEFEPYKDLYGQTLICGLARIEGWAVGIVANQRKIVKSKKTGMQMGGVIYSDSADKAARFIMNCNQKRIPLVFLHDVSGFMVGSASEQGGIIKDGAKMVNAMANSVVPKFTVIIGNSYGAGNYAMCGKAYDPRLIVAWPSAQLAVMSGAAAANTLLQIQVASLKSKGKEITPEAEKELLDTIKARYEEQLSPYYAAARLWVDAVIDPAETRRVLSEGISAANHAPIERAYNVGVIQV; from the coding sequence ATGAATATTGAGTTTAATCGCAACGAAGACCATCTAAAGCAGCTCACCTTTCAGCTTCGCAAAAAACTCGAAAAAGTAGCTCTCGGCGGCGGCGAAAAGCGCTTGGCCGCGCACCGCGCCAAGGGCAAGCTCACTGCCCGCGAGCGCATCGCCTACCTGCTGGACAAGGGCGCGGCCCAGGTCGAAATCGGGGCCCTGGCCGGCGAGGGCATGTACGAGGAAGAAGGCGGCTGCCCAGGGGGCGGCGTAGTTGTCGTAATGGGCTATGTGCAGGGCCGCCAATGCGTGGTAGTGGCTAACGATGCCACCGTGAAGGCCGGCGCGTGGTTTCCCATCACGGCCAAAAAGAACCTGCGCGCCCAGGAAATCAGCATGGAAAACCGGCTGCCGATTATCTACCTGGTGGATTCGGCGGGCGTGTACCTGCCCATGCAGGACGAGATTTTCCCGGATAAAGAGCACTTCGGCCGAATCTTCCGCAACAACGCGGTGATGTCGAGCATGGGCATCGTGCAGATTTCGGCCATTATGGGCCCCTGCGTGGCGGGTGGGGCCTACCTGCCCATCATGAGCGACGAGGCGATGATAGTGAGCGGCACCGGCTCGGTGTTTTTGGCCGGCTCATACCTGGTAAAATCCGCCATCGGCGAAACCATTGATAATGAAGCGCTGGGTGGCGCGGCCATGCACTCCGAAGTATCGGGCGTGACGGACTATAAGTTCGACACCGACGAGGAGGCGCTCGACCACATCCGCAACATCTTCGATAAGCTGGGCGCTACCCCCACCGCCGGCTTCAACCGCGCCGCGCCTACCCCCCCCGCGCTGCCCGAAGCCGCGCTGTACGGCCAACTGCCCAGCGACCGCGCCAAGCCCTACGACATGATGGAAATCATTAACCGGCTGGTCGATAACTCGGAGTTTGAGCCCTACAAGGACCTTTACGGCCAGACGCTCATCTGCGGGTTGGCGCGCATCGAGGGCTGGGCGGTGGGCATCGTGGCCAACCAGCGCAAAATCGTGAAGAGCAAGAAAACCGGGATGCAGATGGGCGGCGTCATCTACTCCGACTCGGCCGACAAGGCGGCTCGCTTCATTATGAACTGCAACCAGAAGCGCATCCCGCTGGTGTTTCTGCACGACGTGTCGGGCTTCATGGTGGGCTCGGCCAGCGAGCAGGGCGGCATCATCAAAGACGGCGCGAAGATGGTCAACGCAATGGCCAACAGCGTAGTACCGAAGTTCACGGTCATCATCGGCAACAGCTACGGCGCGGGCAACTACGCCATGTGCGGCAAAGCCTACGACCCGCGCCTCATCGTGGCCTGGCCCAGCGCCCAGCTCGCCGTAATGAGCGGCGCGGCGGCGGCCAACACGCTGCTGCAAATCCAGGTGGCTTCGCTGAAATCGAAGGGTAAGGAAATTACCCCCGAAGCCGAAAAGGAACTGCTGGATACCATCAAAGCCCGCTACGAGGAGCAATTATCGCCTTATTATGCCGCAGCGCGGTTGTGGGTCGATGCCGTGATTGACCCGGCGGAAACGCGCCGGGTGCTTTCGGAGGGGATAAGCGCAGCGAATCATGCGCCGATTGAGCGGGCGTATAATGTGGGGGTTATTCAGGTGTGA
- a CDS encoding HigA family addiction module antitoxin gives MDLLPNIHPGEVLQEKFLDELKLTAYRLAQDVGIPQTRLSEILKRKRRITADTALRLGRYFGNSPKFWLGLQNDYDLEEEQRNYTLELERIQVFIPRIA, from the coding sequence ATGGATTTACTGCCTAATATTCACCCTGGTGAAGTCCTCCAAGAGAAGTTCTTAGATGAACTTAAGTTAACTGCTTATCGCTTGGCACAAGACGTAGGTATTCCCCAAACCCGCCTATCGGAAATCCTGAAACGCAAGCGTCGCATCACCGCCGACACGGCACTGCGTCTCGGCCGCTACTTCGGCAATTCACCTAAGTTCTGGCTAGGGTTGCAAAATGATTATGATTTGGAAGAAGAACAGCGTAATTATACTCTTGAGCTAGAGCGTATTCAGGTGTTCATTCCCAGAATCGCCTAG
- a CDS encoding putative LPS assembly protein LptD has protein sequence MLFFYTFFAGLFGRSRWGLAAAVGLWLGLGCLAPARAQTPTQTFPASGPPSGATPSNPQRPGSAPTQPVRDLNFDRNAPQSPPPPGVANPGQPALPGVSRKPAPAITPDSTGLLADTSRRVRDSLNVVLLKRRSQVETTVKYAAKDSIQFNVDEKIAKLYSKASVDYGTMSLKAALITINYGDNTVQAVGRRDTVKNRMMDQPLFKDAEGTYSAGKINYNFKSKKGKIAEVVTQQGEGFVHAEVVKKLPDNDFYGLNGRYTTCNLAHPHFYIQAKRMKVVPGQKVITGPFHMVIADVPLPIGLPFGYFPTPHSGRGSGFIIPTFGQGAQRGYSLTNGGYYWAPNDYIGVRITGDIYAGNADRIGGYGLSTELTYRKRYKYQGSFRFTYANQPVAPILSSTTVANTEYPYANSINTFWISWSHSPTPLPGGGTFSASVQAGSSSYNKVNTLNARQLLSASFNSTVSYSKTSRRLPINYSIQLAQSQNVQTGVMDFTLPSLNVGVARQYPYQWLGVQPHGAWYEQFAVSYNLVAQNRISSLVPARTLAGDLPLLGGSSTSYTIPVGLKSIGQLLRNAQNGIQHQFQITLPSAALLGHHIQVTPSVSYGETWYFQRLNYTFRDRANAIRIDTISPSFERAYSYSGSVSGTTSFYGLVQFKGNHYVKAIRHKVTPSLSYSFSPDLAKNSQYTAFGNGDNAKGQLAFDNLQNAYTTRILDPRTFSRYQGFVYGTPTSARVSQLSLSVQNQIEMKVRNSQDTTGTNPYKKVSLADGIDLSVAYNFAAALPYQRLSPLNLNYRVQVAKKLNVVFSSAFDFHQRDSTGQLLGRYLFQDQANLSRLRLARLLNANLNLGYQFNPAARPKSKANVPRTVAPSNDPVLGSPLPQAIYADYIDFNIPWEATMSYTASYTTAAAPIRPILYGSLPLLSGSSVTASGSVKLTTNLRLSTTLNYNFTQNTFVYPNVNFTRDLHCWQISGFWIPVGPYRGYNFTIAAKSSLLQDLKLNRNKTILNR, from the coding sequence TTGCTTTTCTTTTATACATTTTTTGCGGGTCTTTTCGGCCGCAGCCGCTGGGGGCTGGCGGCGGCGGTGGGCCTGTGGCTGGGGCTGGGTTGCCTGGCTCCGGCCCGCGCTCAAACCCCGACGCAGACTTTCCCGGCCAGCGGGCCGCCCAGCGGGGCCACGCCCAGCAATCCCCAGCGGCCGGGCTCAGCCCCGACCCAGCCGGTGCGCGACCTCAACTTTGACCGCAACGCGCCCCAGAGCCCGCCCCCACCCGGCGTGGCCAACCCCGGCCAGCCGGCCCTACCGGGTGTGTCGCGCAAGCCCGCCCCAGCCATTACCCCCGACAGCACTGGCTTGCTGGCCGACACCAGCCGCCGCGTGCGCGACTCGCTCAACGTGGTGCTGCTCAAGCGCCGCAGCCAAGTCGAGACGACCGTGAAGTACGCCGCCAAGGACTCGATTCAGTTTAACGTGGACGAGAAAATAGCCAAGCTTTATAGCAAGGCGAGTGTGGATTACGGGACGATGAGCCTCAAGGCGGCCCTCATCACCATCAACTACGGCGATAACACGGTGCAGGCCGTGGGCCGGCGCGACACGGTGAAAAACCGCATGATGGACCAGCCGCTGTTCAAGGACGCGGAGGGGACGTACTCGGCGGGTAAGATTAACTACAACTTCAAATCCAAGAAGGGCAAAATCGCGGAGGTCGTGACCCAGCAGGGCGAGGGTTTTGTGCACGCCGAAGTGGTGAAGAAGCTGCCCGACAACGACTTCTACGGCCTGAACGGGCGCTACACCACCTGCAACCTGGCGCATCCGCACTTCTACATTCAGGCGAAGCGCATGAAGGTGGTGCCGGGCCAGAAGGTAATTACCGGGCCGTTTCACATGGTCATTGCCGACGTGCCGCTACCCATCGGGCTGCCGTTTGGCTACTTCCCTACCCCCCACAGTGGGCGCGGGTCGGGCTTCATTATCCCCACCTTCGGGCAGGGCGCGCAGCGGGGCTACTCGCTCACGAATGGCGGCTACTACTGGGCCCCCAACGACTACATCGGCGTGCGCATCACGGGCGACATCTACGCCGGCAATGCCGACCGCATCGGTGGCTACGGCCTTTCTACCGAGCTGACGTACCGCAAGCGCTACAAGTACCAGGGTAGCTTTCGCTTCACCTACGCCAACCAGCCGGTGGCTCCTATTCTCAGCAGCACTACGGTGGCGAATACGGAGTATCCCTACGCCAACTCCATTAATACCTTCTGGATAAGCTGGAGCCACTCGCCTACCCCCCTGCCGGGCGGCGGCACGTTCTCGGCCAGCGTGCAGGCGGGCAGCTCGTCGTATAATAAGGTGAACACGCTCAATGCCCGGCAACTGCTCTCGGCTAGCTTCAACTCGACGGTGAGCTACAGCAAGACCTCGCGCCGGTTGCCCATCAACTACTCCATCCAACTGGCCCAGAGCCAAAACGTGCAGACGGGCGTGATGGATTTCACCCTCCCCTCCCTCAACGTGGGCGTGGCCCGGCAGTACCCGTACCAGTGGCTGGGTGTTCAGCCGCACGGGGCCTGGTACGAGCAGTTTGCGGTGAGCTACAACCTGGTGGCCCAGAACCGTATCAGCAGCCTGGTGCCGGCCCGCACCCTGGCCGGCGACCTGCCCCTGCTGGGCGGCAGCAGCACGAGCTACACCATTCCGGTGGGCCTCAAAAGCATCGGCCAACTGCTGCGCAATGCTCAGAATGGCATCCAGCACCAGTTTCAGATAACCCTACCCTCGGCGGCGCTGCTGGGCCACCACATCCAGGTAACGCCCTCCGTCAGCTACGGCGAGACGTGGTATTTCCAGCGGCTCAACTATACATTCCGGGACCGGGCCAATGCCATTCGGATTGACACCATCTCGCCGAGCTTCGAGCGGGCGTACTCGTACTCGGGCAGCGTGTCGGGCACTACCAGCTTCTACGGGCTGGTGCAGTTCAAGGGCAACCACTACGTGAAGGCCATCCGGCACAAGGTGACGCCGAGCCTGAGCTACTCGTTTTCGCCCGATTTGGCCAAAAACTCGCAATATACCGCTTTTGGCAACGGTGATAATGCCAAGGGACAACTGGCGTTCGACAACCTCCAGAACGCTTATACTACCCGCATTCTGGACCCGCGGACCTTCTCGCGCTACCAGGGCTTCGTATACGGCACGCCCACCAGCGCCCGCGTGAGCCAGCTCTCGCTCAGCGTGCAGAACCAGATTGAGATGAAGGTGCGCAACAGCCAGGACACCACCGGCACCAACCCGTATAAGAAGGTGAGCCTGGCCGATGGCATCGACCTGAGCGTGGCCTACAACTTCGCGGCGGCCCTACCCTACCAGCGCCTTTCGCCCCTCAACCTGAACTACCGCGTGCAGGTGGCCAAAAAGCTCAACGTGGTGTTCAGCTCGGCCTTTGATTTTCACCAGCGCGACTCGACCGGGCAGCTGCTCGGCCGCTACCTGTTTCAGGACCAAGCCAACCTGAGCCGGCTGCGCCTGGCCCGCCTGCTGAACGCCAACCTGAACCTGGGCTACCAGTTTAACCCCGCCGCCCGCCCTAAGAGCAAGGCCAACGTGCCGCGAACCGTGGCCCCCAGCAACGACCCCGTGCTGGGTTCGCCCCTACCCCAGGCCATCTACGCCGACTACATCGACTTCAATATTCCGTGGGAGGCCACCATGAGCTACACGGCCAGCTACACCACGGCGGCGGCCCCTATTCGGCCCATTCTCTATGGCTCGCTGCCGCTGCTCTCGGGCAGCTCCGTTACGGCCAGCGGCTCGGTTAAGCTCACCACCAACTTGCGCCTGAGCACCACGCTCAACTACAATTTTACCCAAAACACGTTCGTCTACCCCAATGTCAACTTCACCCGCGACCTGCACTGCTGGCAGATTTCGGGCTTCTGGATACCGGTGGGGCCCTACCGGGGCTATAATTTCACCATCGCCGCCAAAAGCAGCCTGCTGCAAGACCTGAAACTGAACCGGAATAAAACGATTCTGAACCGGTAA